A window of the Deinococcus ruber genome harbors these coding sequences:
- a CDS encoding peroxiredoxin produces MALEIGDPAPPFRPLITSQHAPLSSHSRWTVLFFFPRGNHPHCVMQSRRFQSLLPNFEQLGVQVVGVSVDSTEQQQYFRDFCVLRFPLISDAAFTLSRQYGVLETADVDGEQVTYARRETFLIDPRGCIYQHWTDVDPDTHAATVLDRVQDVFGWPI; encoded by the coding sequence ATGGCCCTTGAGATTGGTGATCCTGCCCCTCCGTTCCGGCCGCTCATTACCTCGCAGCACGCACCGCTGTCCAGTCACAGCAGATGGACGGTGCTCTTTTTCTTCCCGCGGGGAAACCATCCGCACTGTGTCATGCAGTCCCGACGCTTTCAATCCCTCCTGCCCAACTTTGAGCAGCTCGGCGTACAGGTGGTTGGCGTCAGTGTGGACTCCACCGAGCAGCAGCAGTACTTCCGCGACTTTTGCGTGCTGCGCTTCCCACTCATTTCCGACGCTGCCTTCACGCTGAGTCGGCAATACGGCGTGCTGGAGACCGCAGATGTCGATGGTGAACAAGTGACGTATGCGCGCCGCGAAACCTTTTTGATTGATCCTCGTGGCTGCATTTACCAGCACTGGACGGATGTCGATCCAGATACCCACGCGGCGACTGTCCTAGACCGAGTACAAGATGTGTTCGGCTGGCCGATCTGA